A stretch of the Flavobacterium sp. 5 genome encodes the following:
- the purL gene encoding phosphoribosylformylglycinamidine synthase → MIHFFENQSKTVFAVQTQNEISAQDISKLNWLFADANKIEKSALTDFFVGPRAAMITPWSTNAVEITQNMGISGIIRIEEFFYVSENFNDFDPMLSQKYTELNQDIYTINVEPEAILEIDDIAAYNKSEGLALSTEEEDYLNNLATKLGRKLTDSEIFAFSQANSEHCRHKIFNGTFVIDGVEKETSLFKLIKKTSQENPNDIVSAYKDNVAFVKGPRVQQFAPKTGDKPDFYEVKEFDSVISLKAETHNFPTTVEPFNGAATGAGGEIRDRLAGGQGSLPLAGTAVYMTSYSRLADDRNWENGVAERKWLYQTPMDILIKASNGASDFGNKFGQPLITGSVLTFEHEENNRKIGYDKVIMQAGGIGYGKLDQAIKHKPQEGDKIVILGGENYRIGMGGAAVSSADTGAFGSGIELNAIQRSNPEMQKRAANAIRALVESDNNPIVSIHDHGAGGHLNCLSELVEETGGLIDLDKLPVGDPTLSAKEIIGNESQERMGLVIGQKDIDTLQRIADRERSPMYQVGDVTGNHRFTFESKTTGLKPMDYALEDFFGSSPKTVMTDKTIDYNYKNLEYSKDKIATYLEAVLQLEAVASKDWLTNKVDRCVGGKVAKQQCAGPLQLPLNNVGVMALDYLGKEGVATSIGHSPIASLIDPVAGTRTAIAESLSNIVWAPIKGGMDGISLSANWMWACKNEGEDARLYAAVESCSEFAIELGINIPTGKDSLSMKQKYPNDEVIAPGTVIISAGGNCIDIQKVVEPVLQKDGGSIYYINLSQDEFKLGGSSFAQTLNTIGNEAPTIKSASFFKNAFNTLQELILDNQILAGHDIGSGGLITTLLEMCFADVNLGAKIDFSVFEEKDIIKYLFAENIGIVFQAKEDSVLESKLNANGVSFYKLGTVTSEASLNFGPCQLDIAKYRDIWFKTSFLLDQKQAKNGTAQARFDNYKNQALNYTFPTHFTGKKPVIDDSKPRPKAAIIREKGSNSEREMANAMYLAGFDVKDVHMTDLISGRETLEDIQFIGAVGGFSNSDVLGSAKGWAGAFKYNEKANIALKNFFKREDTLSVGICNGCQLFMELEVINPEHKVHGKMLHNDSHKHESIFTSVTIQENKSVMLSTLAGSTLGVWVSHGEGKFNLPEPEENYNIVGKYGYDSYPANPNGSDFNTAMMCDVTGRHLVMMPHIERSTFQWNWANYPKDRKDEVTPWHEAFVNAKKWIHNQK, encoded by the coding sequence ATGATCCATTTCTTTGAAAACCAAAGCAAAACTGTTTTTGCAGTACAAACGCAAAACGAAATTTCAGCTCAAGACATTTCAAAACTTAATTGGCTTTTTGCCGACGCAAATAAAATAGAGAAATCCGCTTTGACGGATTTTTTTGTTGGTCCTCGTGCCGCAATGATTACGCCTTGGAGTACCAATGCGGTAGAAATTACTCAAAACATGGGGATTTCTGGAATCATTCGTATCGAAGAATTTTTCTATGTTTCAGAAAATTTCAACGATTTTGACCCAATGCTTTCGCAAAAATACACTGAGTTGAATCAAGATATTTATACTATCAACGTTGAACCAGAAGCTATTTTAGAAATTGATGACATTGCTGCTTACAACAAATCAGAAGGTTTGGCTTTGAGCACTGAAGAAGAAGATTATTTGAATAATTTGGCAACCAAATTAGGTAGAAAATTAACTGATTCTGAAATTTTTGCTTTCTCGCAAGCGAATTCAGAACACTGTCGTCACAAGATTTTCAACGGAACTTTTGTAATTGATGGTGTAGAGAAAGAAACTTCTCTTTTCAAATTAATCAAAAAAACATCGCAAGAAAATCCGAACGATATTGTTTCGGCATATAAAGATAACGTGGCTTTTGTAAAAGGGCCAAGAGTACAGCAATTTGCTCCAAAAACGGGTGACAAACCTGATTTTTATGAAGTAAAAGAATTTGATTCAGTTATCTCTTTAAAAGCAGAAACGCACAATTTCCCAACAACAGTAGAACCTTTCAACGGTGCTGCAACTGGTGCTGGAGGAGAAATTCGTGACCGTTTAGCAGGTGGACAAGGTTCATTGCCATTGGCGGGAACTGCTGTTTATATGACTTCTTATTCTCGTTTGGCTGATGATAGAAACTGGGAAAATGGTGTTGCCGAAAGAAAATGGTTGTACCAAACTCCAATGGATATTTTAATCAAAGCATCAAACGGAGCTTCAGATTTTGGAAATAAATTCGGTCAGCCACTTATTACTGGTTCAGTTTTAACATTCGAACACGAAGAAAACAACCGCAAAATTGGTTACGATAAAGTAATCATGCAAGCGGGTGGAATTGGATACGGAAAATTAGATCAAGCAATTAAACACAAACCACAAGAAGGAGATAAAATTGTAATTCTTGGTGGAGAAAATTATAGAATCGGAATGGGTGGTGCTGCAGTTTCTTCTGCAGATACAGGAGCTTTCGGTTCAGGAATCGAGTTGAACGCTATTCAACGTTCGAATCCAGAAATGCAAAAACGTGCTGCCAATGCAATTCGTGCTTTGGTAGAAAGCGATAACAATCCAATCGTATCTATTCACGATCACGGTGCAGGTGGACACTTAAACTGTCTTTCTGAATTAGTAGAAGAAACCGGAGGTTTAATCGATTTGGATAAATTACCTGTGGGCGACCCAACTCTTTCTGCAAAAGAAATTATTGGTAACGAATCTCAAGAAAGAATGGGATTGGTTATTGGCCAAAAAGACATTGACACTTTACAAAGAATTGCTGACAGAGAGCGTTCTCCTATGTATCAAGTTGGTGACGTAACTGGTAATCACCGTTTTACTTTTGAATCAAAAACTACTGGTCTAAAACCAATGGATTATGCTTTGGAAGATTTCTTTGGAAGTTCTCCAAAAACTGTGATGACAGATAAAACGATCGATTACAACTATAAAAATTTAGAATATTCTAAAGATAAAATCGCAACATATTTAGAAGCAGTTTTACAATTAGAAGCAGTAGCATCTAAAGACTGGTTGACTAATAAAGTTGACCGTTGTGTAGGTGGAAAAGTAGCTAAACAACAATGCGCTGGACCATTACAATTACCTTTGAACAATGTTGGGGTAATGGCTTTAGATTATTTAGGAAAAGAAGGAGTTGCAACCTCTATTGGTCACTCTCCTATTGCTTCTTTAATTGATCCTGTTGCTGGAACTAGAACTGCTATTGCTGAATCTTTATCAAACATAGTTTGGGCTCCAATCAAAGGCGGAATGGATGGTATTTCATTGTCTGCTAACTGGATGTGGGCTTGTAAAAATGAAGGTGAAGACGCTCGTTTGTATGCAGCTGTTGAAAGTTGTTCTGAATTTGCAATCGAATTAGGAATCAATATTCCAACAGGAAAAGATTCACTTTCGATGAAACAAAAATATCCAAACGATGAAGTTATCGCTCCTGGAACGGTAATTATTTCTGCTGGTGGAAACTGTATTGATATCCAAAAAGTAGTAGAACCTGTTTTACAAAAAGACGGTGGCTCTATTTATTATATTAATTTGTCACAAGATGAATTCAAATTAGGAGGTTCTTCATTTGCTCAAACATTAAACACAATTGGAAACGAAGCGCCAACTATTAAAAGTGCTTCTTTCTTCAAAAATGCTTTCAACACCCTACAAGAATTAATTCTAGACAATCAAATCCTTGCTGGACACGATATCGGAAGTGGTGGTTTAATCACAACTTTATTAGAAATGTGTTTTGCTGATGTGAATTTGGGAGCTAAAATTGATTTCTCTGTTTTTGAAGAAAAAGACATTATCAAATATTTATTTGCAGAAAATATTGGAATCGTTTTCCAAGCGAAAGAAGATTCAGTTTTGGAAAGCAAATTAAATGCAAACGGAGTTTCATTCTACAAATTAGGAACTGTAACATCTGAAGCTAGTTTGAATTTTGGTCCATGTCAATTAGATATTGCAAAATACAGAGATATTTGGTTTAAAACTTCATTCTTATTAGACCAAAAACAAGCTAAAAATGGAACAGCTCAGGCGCGTTTCGACAATTACAAAAACCAAGCATTAAACTATACATTCCCAACTCATTTTACAGGAAAAAAACCTGTGATTGATGATTCAAAACCACGTCCAAAAGCAGCTATTATCCGCGAAAAAGGAAGTAATTCTGAGCGTGAAATGGCTAACGCAATGTACTTAGCTGGTTTTGATGTAAAAGACGTTCACATGACCGATTTGATTTCTGGTCGTGAGACTTTAGAAGATATTCAATTCATTGGTGCTGTTGGAGGATTCTCTAACTCTGATGTTTTAGGTTCTGCTAAAGGTTGGGCTGGAGCTTTCAAATACAACGAAAAAGCAAATATAGCTTTGAAAAACTTCTTCAAAAGAGAAGATACTTTATCAGTTGGAATCTGTAATGGTTGTCAATTATTCATGGAATTGGAAGTAATTAATCCAGAGCATAAAGTTCATGGAAAAATGTTGCATAATGATAGTCACAAACACGAAAGTATTTTTACTTCTGTTACGATTCAAGAAAATAAATCGGTGATGTTATCGACTTTGGCAGGAAGTACTTTAGGAGTTTGGGTTTCTCATGGAGAAGGAAAATTCAATTTACCTGAACCAGAAGAGAACTACAACATTGTTGGAAAATACGGTTACGACAGTTATCCAGCAAATCCAAATGGTTCTGACTTTAATACTGCTATGATGTGTGATGTTACTGGTCGTCACTTGGTAATGATGCCACACATTGAGCGTTCAACTTTTCAATGGAACTGGGCAAACTATCCAAAAGATAGAAAAGATGAAGTTACTCCTTGGCATGAAGCTTTTGTGAATGCTAAGAAATGGATTCATAATCAAAAATAA
- a CDS encoding long-chain fatty acid--CoA ligase, which produces MITITRLFDFPYYQLEKYNLSDALVTKQNGVWVKTSTQEYIDKANAISRALLRMGIQKNDKIAIISSNNRTEWHIMDAGILQTGAQNVPIYPTITEEDYDYILNHSEAMYVFVSDLELYNKINAIKGNVPSLKEVFSFNEIDNCKNWTELLKLGEDTSNQDAVEERKNNVSTEDLATIIYTSGTTGRPKGVMLSHKNIVSNVLNSADRIPFDPGVSRALSFLPICHIYERMVTYIYQFYGCSIYFGESIEKISDNIKEISPSVMTGVPRLIEKVYEKIIAKGSELTGVKKKLFFWAVEVGLKYEPYGANGLWYELQLKLARKLIFSKWKAGLGGKLDLIVNGSAALQPRLARIFAAAEIYIMEGYGLSETSPVISVNDYRNKGFKIGTAGKVINNVEVKIAEDGEILCKGPNVMIGYYKDPEKTAEAIIDGYFHTGDIGNIDENGFLKITDRKKEMFKTSGGKYIAPQLIENTMKQSRFIEQIMVIGDGEKMPGAFIQPSFEFVKEWAKLHGIDPGKTNEEIISNPQVIARIKEEVDHLNTKFGNWEQIKRFELTPDVWSIDGGHLTPTLKLKRKIIKEIYKDLYAKIYVHN; this is translated from the coding sequence ATGATAACGATCACCCGTCTCTTTGATTTCCCATATTATCAGTTAGAAAAATACAACCTATCAGATGCTTTAGTAACAAAGCAGAACGGTGTTTGGGTGAAAACATCTACTCAAGAATATATCGATAAAGCCAATGCTATTTCTAGAGCGTTGCTGAGAATGGGTATTCAAAAAAATGATAAAATAGCTATTATTTCAAGTAATAATAGAACGGAATGGCATATCATGGATGCTGGTATTTTACAAACAGGTGCTCAAAACGTTCCCATATACCCAACCATCACTGAAGAAGATTATGATTATATCTTAAATCATTCAGAAGCGATGTATGTTTTCGTTTCGGATCTTGAATTATATAATAAAATCAATGCAATAAAAGGGAATGTTCCTTCTTTGAAAGAGGTTTTTTCTTTTAATGAAATTGATAATTGCAAAAACTGGACTGAATTATTAAAATTAGGTGAAGATACTAGCAATCAAGATGCTGTTGAAGAACGAAAAAACAATGTTAGTACAGAAGATTTAGCAACAATTATTTATACCTCTGGAACAACAGGAAGGCCAAAAGGTGTAATGTTATCTCATAAAAACATTGTATCCAATGTTTTGAATAGCGCTGACAGAATCCCTTTTGATCCAGGAGTTAGTCGCGCACTAAGCTTCTTACCAATTTGCCATATTTATGAGCGAATGGTAACTTACATTTATCAATTTTATGGTTGTTCCATTTACTTTGGAGAATCTATTGAAAAGATTTCAGATAATATTAAAGAAATCAGTCCATCAGTAATGACTGGTGTACCGAGACTTATTGAAAAAGTTTACGAAAAGATTATCGCCAAAGGATCTGAACTTACAGGAGTAAAAAAGAAATTATTCTTTTGGGCAGTGGAAGTTGGTCTGAAATATGAGCCTTATGGAGCTAATGGCTTATGGTATGAATTACAATTAAAACTAGCTCGAAAACTAATTTTCAGTAAATGGAAAGCAGGTTTAGGAGGAAAATTAGATTTGATTGTAAATGGAAGTGCTGCGTTACAACCAAGGTTAGCGAGAATTTTTGCTGCAGCAGAAATATACATTATGGAAGGTTACGGATTATCTGAAACCTCACCAGTAATCTCTGTAAATGATTATAGAAACAAAGGGTTTAAAATTGGAACAGCAGGTAAAGTAATCAACAATGTAGAAGTGAAAATAGCCGAAGACGGTGAAATTCTTTGCAAAGGACCTAATGTGATGATTGGATATTATAAAGACCCTGAAAAAACAGCCGAAGCAATAATTGATGGATACTTTCATACAGGAGACATTGGTAATATTGATGAGAATGGATTTTTAAAGATTACTGATCGTAAGAAAGAAATGTTTAAAACATCCGGAGGAAAATACATAGCGCCTCAACTTATAGAAAACACCATGAAACAATCTCGATTTATCGAGCAAATTATGGTTATTGGTGATGGCGAAAAAATGCCTGGTGCATTTATACAACCAAGTTTTGAATTCGTCAAAGAATGGGCAAAATTACACGGGATTGACCCAGGAAAAACCAATGAAGAAATCATTTCAAATCCACAGGTTATTGCACGTATTAAGGAAGAAGTAGATCATTTGAACACCAAATTTGGGAATTGGGAACAAATCAAACGTTTCGAATTAACACCAGATGTTTGGTCAATTGATGGTGGACACCTCACTCCTACTTTGAAACTAAAGCGTAAAATAATCAAAGAGATTTACAAAGATCTTTACGCAAAAATCTACGTACACAACTAA